A genome region from Nitrospira sp. includes the following:
- a CDS encoding VOC family protein, whose protein sequence is MAHAGDLDAVMAVMTADFLSQNSAGRMLSRALDDVGVGFVPVIDHVTIRTMDIDRRAEEFIALGYTYDETIHYADWYAKVFRRGGYPALFVDQAYSDDRGKTSIIPRWVEKFGDQVFHHVAVRVEDIEQAILKLKAKGVVFAGEIVGARGGALRQIFTAPEMVDGQPFSVLELAERHQGYQGFLPPQADSLMRSTMRGM, encoded by the coding sequence ATGGCGCACGCAGGTGACCTTGATGCGGTGATGGCAGTGATGACCGCCGACTTTCTGTCGCAGAATAGTGCGGGACGGATGCTCAGCCGGGCACTCGACGACGTCGGGGTTGGGTTTGTCCCGGTGATCGACCATGTCACTATCCGGACGATGGATATCGATCGGCGTGCCGAGGAATTCATCGCGCTGGGATATACCTACGATGAGACGATTCACTATGCCGATTGGTATGCCAAGGTGTTCCGGCGGGGCGGGTATCCCGCCCTGTTTGTCGATCAGGCGTACTCCGACGATCGAGGCAAAACCAGCATCATCCCTCGGTGGGTCGAGAAATTCGGCGATCAGGTGTTTCACCATGTGGCGGTTCGGGTGGAGGATATCGAGCAGGCCATTCTCAAATTGAAGGCGAAGGGCGTGGTCTTTGCTGGTGAGATCGTCGGCGCCCGGGGAGGTGCCTTGCGCCAGATTTTTACCGCCCCGGAGATGGTCGACGGGCAACCCTTTTCCGTGCTCGAACTAGCCGAGCGGCATCAGGGGTATCAGGGGTTTCTCCCGCCGCAAGCCGACAGTCTCATGCGCTCAACCATGCGAGGGATGTGA
- a CDS encoding aldehyde dehydrogenase family protein: MTRQELFKTLGLTQEEQGGCLSSATWSRSTDAGIVESWNPSTGERLAQVYGCSVADYDALVTESQQVQSSWRMVPAPKRGEVIRLMGQALRAHKDALGTLVSLEVGKIKAEGDGEVQEMIDMADFVVGLSRMLYGQTMQSERARHRMYEQWHPLGVVGVITAFNFPVAVWAWNAFLAAVTGNTVLWKPSPKAPLCALAVQRLCNRVLEEAGYPGVFALLTTERVELAERMVRDERLPLISFTGSVPVGRHVAEVVGHRLGRSLLELSGNNAVIVDETADLELATRAIVFGAVGTAGQRCTSTRRLIVQESQYEQLITRLLSAYAQVKIGDPLQPDSLMGPLIDGEAVTRYRSALEAVIKAGGEVLCGGRVLSRPGHFVEPTIVRAQHHWDIVQQETFAPILYVMTYRTLDEAIRMHNAVPQGLSSSLFTTNLRNSETFLSAIGSDCGIANVNIGTSGAEIGGAFGGEKTTGGGREAGSDAWKAYMRRQTNTINWGTELPLAQGVTFERMEGGRDGARR; this comes from the coding sequence ATGACGAGACAAGAATTGTTCAAGACTTTGGGGTTGACGCAGGAAGAGCAGGGGGGCTGTCTTTCCTCCGCGACATGGAGTCGCTCCACCGACGCCGGTATCGTCGAGTCCTGGAATCCATCAACGGGGGAGCGACTGGCACAGGTGTATGGGTGTTCCGTTGCCGATTACGATGCCCTTGTGACCGAATCGCAGCAGGTCCAGTCCTCCTGGCGGATGGTGCCGGCGCCGAAGCGCGGTGAGGTGATCCGTCTGATGGGGCAGGCGCTACGAGCCCACAAAGATGCCTTGGGAACGCTGGTGTCGTTGGAGGTGGGCAAGATTAAGGCCGAGGGCGATGGCGAAGTGCAGGAGATGATCGACATGGCGGACTTCGTCGTCGGGCTGTCGCGGATGCTGTATGGGCAGACCATGCAGTCAGAGCGTGCACGACACCGGATGTATGAGCAATGGCATCCATTGGGCGTGGTGGGGGTCATTACGGCGTTTAACTTTCCTGTCGCGGTCTGGGCCTGGAATGCCTTTCTTGCCGCGGTGACCGGCAATACGGTGTTGTGGAAACCCTCACCGAAAGCTCCGCTCTGTGCATTGGCGGTTCAGCGGCTGTGCAATCGTGTGTTGGAAGAGGCCGGGTATCCCGGTGTCTTCGCACTCTTGACGACTGAGCGCGTCGAACTGGCCGAGCGGATGGTGCGAGACGAGCGGCTTCCGTTGATTTCTTTCACCGGCTCGGTGCCGGTCGGAAGACATGTTGCGGAGGTGGTCGGACATCGGTTGGGGCGGAGCCTTCTGGAGTTGAGTGGGAATAATGCCGTCATCGTGGACGAAACGGCTGATTTGGAGTTGGCGACACGCGCTATCGTGTTTGGGGCGGTTGGGACGGCGGGGCAACGGTGCACCAGCACCAGGCGTTTGATCGTGCAGGAATCCCAATACGAACAACTGATCACTCGGCTGCTCTCGGCCTACGCGCAGGTGAAGATCGGCGATCCGCTCCAGCCGGATTCGTTGATGGGGCCGCTGATCGACGGGGAGGCGGTGACGCGGTACCGGTCTGCACTTGAGGCCGTGATAAAGGCAGGCGGGGAGGTGCTGTGCGGAGGACGTGTCTTGTCTCGACCGGGCCATTTTGTCGAGCCCACGATCGTGCGGGCGCAGCACCACTGGGACATCGTGCAGCAGGAGACCTTTGCGCCGATTCTCTATGTGATGACCTATCGAACGTTGGACGAAGCCATTCGGATGCACAACGCGGTTCCGCAAGGGCTGTCCTCGTCGCTGTTTACCACTAACCTTCGAAATAGCGAGACCTTTTTGTCCGCGATCGGCAGCGATTGCGGGATAGCCAACGTGAACATCGGGACGTCCGGCGCAGAAATCGGGGGGGCGTTCGGTGGAGAAAAGACCACGGGTGGCGGCCGTGAAGCCGGCTCCGATGCCTGGAAGGCCTACATGCGTCGGCAAACCAACACGATCAATTGGGGAACGGAGTTGCCGCTTGCTCAGGGCGTGACCTTTGAGCGGATGGAAGGAGGACGCGATGGCGCACGCAGGTGA
- a CDS encoding saccharopine dehydrogenase C-terminal domain-containing protein, whose amino-acid sequence MPQVLVLGAGKIGSLVAGLLSATGQYHVHLADLTLDAPKRLVDDLSLSTVTPCALDVRRPDSVAGYIGSHRFDAVISSLPYFCNPTVAELARAHQLHYFDLTEDVAVTGRVKAISEGADRAFIPQCGLAPGFISIVTNDLIGHFESIDNVKMRVGALPVHPSNALKYSLTWSTDGLINEYANVCVGIEGGEEVHLQPLEGYETIELDGLLYEAFNTSGGLGTLADTYRGRVRTMNYKTLRYPGHCEKIQFLMKDLKLNEDRETLKRILERAIPQTQQDVVLIYAAVTGTRQGELFEETYVKKVYPRTILGRLWSAIQVTTASSLCCVVDLVMAQPSAYRGFVTQEHFCLQDVLNNRFGDCFRA is encoded by the coding sequence ATGCCTCAGGTCTTGGTACTGGGAGCCGGGAAAATTGGGTCCCTCGTGGCCGGGTTGCTGTCGGCTACCGGGCAGTATCACGTTCACCTGGCGGATCTCACCCTCGATGCCCCCAAACGACTCGTTGATGACTTGTCGTTGTCCACAGTCACCCCCTGTGCGTTAGACGTGCGGCGCCCGGATTCAGTTGCGGGCTACATCGGCTCACACCGATTCGACGCGGTGATCTCCAGCCTACCGTACTTTTGTAACCCGACCGTGGCCGAGCTCGCGCGAGCCCACCAACTCCATTATTTCGATCTCACCGAAGATGTGGCCGTGACCGGTCGCGTCAAGGCGATCAGCGAGGGCGCCGATCGTGCGTTTATCCCTCAGTGCGGGCTGGCGCCGGGGTTTATCAGTATCGTAACGAACGATCTCATCGGCCACTTCGAATCCATCGACAACGTGAAGATGCGTGTCGGCGCGTTGCCCGTTCATCCGAGTAATGCGCTGAAATATTCCCTCACCTGGTCCACCGACGGGTTGATCAATGAGTATGCAAACGTCTGTGTCGGCATTGAAGGGGGGGAGGAGGTCCACCTTCAGCCGTTGGAAGGATACGAGACGATTGAGTTGGATGGGCTGCTCTACGAGGCCTTCAATACGTCCGGCGGGCTTGGCACCCTTGCGGACACGTATCGTGGGCGGGTCCGAACCATGAATTATAAGACCCTGCGGTATCCCGGGCATTGCGAAAAGATTCAATTTCTCATGAAAGACCTCAAGCTGAATGAGGATCGGGAGACGCTCAAGCGAATCCTGGAACGAGCCATTCCTCAGACGCAGCAGGACGTGGTGTTGATCTATGCGGCGGTGACCGGCACCAGGCAGGGTGAGCTGTTCGAAGAGACCTACGTGAAGAAAGTGTACCCGCGAACGATTCTCGGGCGGCTCTGGTCTGCTATTCAGGTCACGACGGCGTCGTCGCTCTGTTGCGTCGTTGATCTTGTCATGGCTCAGCCGTCAGCCTATCGCGGCTTCGTCACGCAGGAACACTTTTGCTTGCAAGATGTGCTGAACAATCGCTTCGGGGATTGTTTCCGGGCCTGA
- the ricT gene encoding regulatory iron-sulfur-containing complex subunit RicT produces the protein MPPMVENLLAQELAKPYPSVVRIVGVKIRDRGEVKKFDAGDVPLVSGDRVLLEVAGELSYGVVYGAPQVMPFSPPMRVIQPIARKATAEDAATIDRYERLASEGMKACREQASALGLRMKLVEVFCSFHRRQMTFVYTAEDRIDFRELVRLLARRFGGRIEMRQVGVRDEASRLGGIDTCGLVLCCAAFLTEVKPVTVKQARVLGLPVDDPKLLGVCGRLKCCLLFEAMDTPSSKASALINPSRTRLASS, from the coding sequence ATGCCTCCAATGGTCGAGAACCTGCTGGCACAAGAACTCGCGAAACCCTATCCCTCAGTTGTTCGGATCGTGGGTGTAAAGATCCGTGATAGAGGGGAGGTCAAAAAATTTGATGCTGGGGACGTGCCCCTGGTGTCAGGAGATCGTGTGTTGCTCGAGGTGGCGGGTGAGTTAAGCTACGGGGTGGTCTACGGGGCCCCACAGGTGATGCCGTTCAGTCCGCCCATGCGGGTCATTCAGCCGATCGCCAGGAAGGCCACAGCCGAAGATGCGGCTACGATCGATCGATATGAACGGTTGGCATCGGAGGGGATGAAGGCCTGCCGGGAGCAGGCTTCGGCTCTCGGTCTCAGAATGAAACTTGTCGAGGTGTTCTGCTCGTTTCACCGCCGGCAGATGACCTTCGTGTACACGGCCGAGGATCGCATCGATTTCCGTGAATTGGTTCGTCTGTTGGCGCGTCGGTTCGGGGGACGTATTGAGATGCGCCAGGTGGGGGTGCGCGACGAAGCGAGTCGATTGGGCGGGATTGATACCTGTGGTCTCGTGCTCTGTTGCGCGGCATTTCTCACCGAAGTGAAGCCGGTCACTGTCAAGCAAGCGAGGGTACTCGGCCTCCCTGTCGACGATCCCAAATTGCTTGGCGTCTGCGGTCGCCTCAAGTGTTGCCTTTTGTTCGAGGCGATGGACACCCCTTCCTCAAAAGCATCCGCGTTGATTAATCCCTCCCGTACACGCCTGGCCTCGTCGTAA
- a CDS encoding ImmA/IrrE family metallo-endopeptidase → MVRIPNKVVLPFGYHIMIRQVTDSEMDRQDANADGIWDNEAKTIYIRKRLPVTRRRYILAHELGHAWLDWQHRYLDDGKARS, encoded by the coding sequence ATGGTGCGAATACCAAACAAAGTCGTCCTTCCATTCGGCTATCACATCATGATCAGGCAGGTCACAGACTCTGAAATGGACCGGCAGGATGCGAATGCGGATGGGATTTGGGACAATGAGGCCAAGACCATCTACATCCGCAAACGACTCCCCGTCACACGGCGGCGGTATATACTGGCCCACGAACTCGGACACGCCTGGCTCGACTGGCAACATCGATACCTGGATGACGGAAAGGCTCGCAGCTGA
- a CDS encoding EVE domain-containing protein, translated as MAVERHYWLMKSEPEVFSIDDLARSPKKTTAWDGVRNYQARNYMRAMKVGDQVLFYHSNANPPSVVGIAEVVRTAYPDATQFDKQDVHYDPASRPDQPRWDLVDIRFVRKFTVPMGLDLLRGRVGLKGMELLRKGSRLSVQPVRVSEWNDILQLERGQAGK; from the coding sequence ATGGCAGTTGAGCGGCACTATTGGTTGATGAAATCTGAGCCTGAGGTCTTTTCGATCGATGACCTGGCTCGATCACCGAAGAAAACGACTGCCTGGGATGGGGTACGGAACTACCAGGCGCGTAATTATATGCGGGCAATGAAGGTCGGAGATCAGGTTCTCTTTTATCATAGTAATGCCAATCCTCCTTCGGTGGTGGGAATTGCCGAGGTCGTGAGAACGGCCTATCCAGATGCCACACAGTTCGATAAGCAGGATGTGCACTACGATCCGGCCAGCCGTCCCGATCAGCCGCGCTGGGATCTCGTCGATATTCGATTTGTTCGCAAATTCACCGTTCCGATGGGGTTGGACTTGCTGCGAGGTCGGGTGGGCCTCAAAGGGATGGAATTGCTACGAAAGGGCTCACGATTGTCGGTTCAGCCGGTGCGGGTATCCGAGTGGAATGACATTCTCCAGCTGGAAAGGGGACAGGCCGGCAAATAG
- a CDS encoding YdcF family protein codes for MDLTPMWFGVYKALKYLLYPFSWIVIAGLFTLLTACFPVSPRRTTWVRRFALLTVLLLLLTATPLLSSLYIALLESQYPPFQPTSTSTFDAVVVLAGSVYQKGSLRPIDEVADASRQRTACGADLWQSNLAPRMLVTGGDATILRTGPRVSHEMKRWALRLGVPESAILVEDKSRTTYENAVQTKALLGSGRILLVTSAYHLPRAVSLFEKQGFIVTPAACGYESQHTPQQIWEQATLFDLLPTAKALLVTTQAIEEVAGIIVYWLAGKL; via the coding sequence ATGGACCTCACCCCCATGTGGTTCGGTGTGTATAAAGCCTTGAAATACCTACTCTATCCATTCTCATGGATTGTCATCGCCGGACTATTCACCCTGTTGACCGCCTGCTTCCCTGTGTCTCCCAGGAGGACGACTTGGGTCAGGCGGTTCGCACTCCTTACCGTCCTGCTGCTCTTGCTGACGGCCACTCCGCTTCTTTCCAGCCTGTACATTGCGCTGCTCGAATCACAGTACCCACCGTTCCAGCCCACTTCCACATCGACGTTCGATGCGGTGGTGGTCCTAGCCGGAAGTGTCTATCAGAAGGGATCACTCCGTCCAATCGACGAGGTCGCTGATGCCTCGCGTCAACGTACGGCTTGTGGCGCGGATTTGTGGCAATCGAATCTTGCCCCGAGAATGTTGGTCACGGGAGGCGACGCCACCATACTCAGAACCGGTCCCAGGGTCTCCCACGAGATGAAGCGGTGGGCGCTCCGCCTCGGCGTGCCGGAATCCGCCATCCTGGTCGAAGACAAATCGAGGACCACCTATGAAAACGCCGTGCAGACCAAAGCCCTGCTTGGGTCAGGACGCATCCTCTTAGTGACCTCCGCCTATCACCTGCCTCGCGCGGTGAGCCTGTTCGAAAAGCAAGGATTTATCGTGACACCCGCTGCATGCGGCTATGAATCCCAACACACTCCACAACAAATCTGGGAACAGGCGACCCTCTTTGACCTCCTTCCTACCGCCAAGGCCCTGCTCGTCACCACCCAAGCCATCGAGGAAGTCGCAGGAATCATCGTCTATTGGCTGGCTGGGAAATTGTAG
- a CDS encoding YkgJ family cysteine cluster protein translates to MSNQTTIQHFEISLQTPSGEVSTAVGVPTAFVPVTAILPLMRSLGEEAQALEHRPLLDAGQTVSCEKGCAACCRMLVPISAPEAFALTNTIDRLDQNERNRLLSKLDLAQQQLARAGILTRLSSLAESSEPVSDEAIEPLNRDYYALRLPCPFLDHEICSIYADRPAACRELAVTSPATECQDMTQQTVQPIPVAVRLSTALSLLWADLTGTAPRLIPLPLAVDWARRHKEEQTRQWAGTELFEKAMDKIWRYLSQEKARRNSGG, encoded by the coding sequence GTGAGCAACCAAACCACCATTCAACATTTTGAAATCTCGCTGCAGACGCCAAGCGGAGAAGTCAGCACCGCCGTGGGAGTGCCGACCGCGTTTGTGCCGGTCACCGCGATCCTCCCGCTCATGCGCAGTCTCGGAGAAGAAGCCCAGGCATTAGAGCACCGCCCGTTACTCGATGCCGGCCAAACAGTCTCCTGTGAAAAGGGTTGCGCCGCCTGCTGCCGGATGCTCGTGCCGATTTCGGCACCGGAAGCGTTTGCGCTCACGAACACCATCGATCGGTTGGATCAAAATGAACGGAATCGCCTGTTATCCAAGCTCGACTTGGCTCAGCAACAACTGGCTCGGGCCGGGATCCTGACACGACTCTCTTCGCTGGCCGAGTCTTCAGAGCCCGTGAGTGACGAGGCTATTGAGCCGTTAAACCGGGACTACTACGCGCTTCGTCTGCCCTGCCCTTTTCTCGACCACGAAATCTGCAGCATTTACGCCGATCGACCAGCCGCCTGCCGGGAACTCGCGGTCACCTCACCGGCCACAGAATGTCAGGATATGACCCAGCAGACCGTCCAGCCGATTCCCGTCGCCGTTCGCCTCAGTACGGCGCTGAGCCTCCTCTGGGCAGACCTGACCGGAACGGCACCCAGGCTGATCCCGCTCCCACTGGCCGTCGATTGGGCCAGACGGCATAAGGAAGAGCAGACTAGGCAATGGGCCGGCACAGAACTGTTCGAGAAGGCCATGGACAAGATCTGGCGGTATCTCAGCCAGGAAAAGGCTCGTCGCAATAGCGGGGGATAA
- the thrH gene encoding bifunctional phosphoserine phosphatase/homoserine phosphotransferase ThrH, with protein MQNPVIVCLDLEGVLVPEIWVNFAIKTGIDELKITTREMPDYDALMTRRLNILDQHGLTLADIQSVIDAMGPMEGAAEFMAWLRERTQVIILSDTFYEFARPLMRQLGYPTIFCNQLEIGPTGKIVNYKLRQPNQKKHAVAALKNLNFRVMAAGDAYNDTAMLGEAHAGFFFRPPEHLPKEFPQFPVTTTYADLQEQFRKAGNLRG; from the coding sequence ATGCAGAACCCCGTGATTGTGTGCCTGGACCTAGAGGGCGTGCTGGTGCCAGAAATTTGGGTGAACTTTGCCATCAAGACCGGCATCGACGAGCTCAAGATCACCACCCGCGAAATGCCGGATTACGATGCTCTGATGACACGCCGCCTCAACATCCTGGATCAGCACGGCCTTACCCTGGCCGACATTCAATCCGTGATCGACGCCATGGGACCGATGGAAGGTGCCGCCGAATTTATGGCCTGGCTACGGGAACGGACCCAGGTCATCATTCTGTCGGATACGTTTTATGAATTTGCGCGTCCGTTGATGCGCCAGCTCGGATATCCGACGATTTTCTGCAATCAGCTGGAGATCGGGCCGACCGGCAAAATCGTCAACTACAAATTGCGCCAGCCCAACCAGAAAAAACATGCGGTGGCCGCGTTGAAGAATCTCAATTTTCGCGTCATGGCGGCCGGAGACGCCTACAACGACACCGCCATGCTGGGAGAGGCTCACGCCGGATTCTTCTTCCGCCCGCCCGAGCATCTCCCGAAAGAGTTCCCTCAGTTTCCCGTGACGACGACCTACGCTGACTTGCAAGAGCAGTTTCGAAAGGCAGGGAACTTGAGAGGATAA
- a CDS encoding ATP-dependent DNA helicase RecQ → MDDLNTQLSRQFGFHTFRPGQREVMEAVLSRRDAMAVMPTGQGKSLCYQLPATLLPGLTLVISPLIALMQDQVNSVQARGIAAAAFHSGLSEQERDRVVLDLKLRRLQLLYLAPERMQHERFLRLLRSLWVSLLVVDEAHCISQWGHDFRPDYLNIGRLRRELESPPCLALTATATARVQADLCERLSLQDPLRLVTGFRRPNLALSVRPCRSRQEKLATLARVVREYETGTILVYCATRRAVEEVAACLGQSYSSVGYYHAGLSDEERRSVHEEFRLGTVRILAATNAFGMGIDKSDVRLVVHFDIPGSLEAYYQEVGRAGRDGQPAACLLLFHERDVATQEYFIQQASKESGSSARADRMKTLLQDLLGYVSVETCRQLAILDYFSDEAERALGPCGLCDRCASPPAPSLGVVGEEEPCAKAVLSTVSWCMGRFGVTRIVELLRGSRSKALLAYGAEDCPEYGGYHTWSKTALTRVVKDLIEAGYLQVEGLEYPTLDLTRKGQEVVKGTSSLVLQERAEAPGVSVLQPQEGRESRSMAPPHTVVVDPQLFERLRQLRRELAEEEGVAPFVIFHDKTLRNIAGHKPVTLAALQEIPGIGEVKVERYGRRVLGVVNEACD, encoded by the coding sequence GTGGACGATCTGAACACACAGCTGAGCCGACAGTTCGGTTTCCACACGTTTCGCCCGGGCCAGCGCGAAGTGATGGAGGCAGTGCTGTCCCGGCGCGACGCGATGGCGGTCATGCCGACCGGCCAGGGCAAGTCGCTTTGCTATCAACTGCCGGCCACGTTGTTGCCGGGGTTGACGCTGGTTATTTCTCCACTCATCGCTCTGATGCAGGATCAAGTGAACAGTGTGCAGGCGCGTGGAATTGCGGCCGCGGCATTCCACTCCGGGCTCTCCGAGCAGGAGCGCGATCGGGTGGTGTTGGATCTCAAACTGCGCCGGTTGCAATTACTCTATCTGGCCCCGGAGCGAATGCAGCATGAGCGGTTTCTCCGGCTCTTACGCTCGTTATGGGTCTCGTTATTGGTCGTGGACGAAGCGCATTGTATTTCCCAGTGGGGGCACGATTTTAGGCCCGACTATCTGAACATCGGTCGGTTACGACGGGAACTCGAGAGTCCGCCCTGTCTGGCCTTGACGGCCACCGCGACGGCACGCGTACAGGCAGACCTGTGTGAGCGGCTGTCGCTTCAGGATCCACTTCGATTGGTCACTGGATTTCGCCGGCCCAACCTGGCGCTGTCTGTCCGTCCCTGCCGTTCCCGCCAGGAGAAACTGGCGACCCTTGCTCGCGTGGTCCGTGAGTATGAAACGGGCACCATTCTCGTCTATTGCGCGACGCGTCGAGCCGTGGAGGAGGTTGCGGCCTGCCTGGGGCAGTCGTATTCGTCCGTCGGGTACTATCACGCGGGGTTGTCGGATGAGGAACGCCGTTCGGTTCATGAAGAGTTTCGCCTGGGAACAGTGCGGATTTTGGCGGCGACCAATGCGTTCGGGATGGGGATCGATAAGTCGGATGTCCGACTGGTGGTGCATTTCGATATACCGGGAAGTCTGGAGGCCTACTATCAGGAAGTGGGTCGGGCTGGTCGTGACGGGCAACCTGCCGCCTGTCTGCTGCTCTTTCATGAGCGTGACGTCGCGACGCAGGAATATTTCATTCAGCAGGCGTCGAAGGAGTCCGGCAGTTCAGCGCGGGCTGATCGCATGAAGACGTTGCTGCAGGATTTGTTGGGGTATGTGTCGGTCGAGACCTGTCGGCAACTCGCGATTCTCGACTACTTCAGCGATGAGGCTGAACGGGCGTTGGGGCCTTGCGGCCTTTGTGATCGTTGTGCAAGCCCTCCTGCGCCAAGCCTGGGCGTTGTCGGTGAGGAGGAGCCCTGTGCGAAGGCGGTCCTGTCGACCGTGTCTTGGTGTATGGGTCGCTTCGGTGTGACTCGGATTGTCGAGCTGCTCCGTGGAAGTCGATCGAAGGCGCTGCTGGCCTATGGAGCGGAAGACTGTCCCGAGTACGGTGGGTATCACACATGGTCGAAGACGGCGTTGACTCGTGTCGTGAAAGACCTGATCGAGGCGGGATATCTGCAGGTTGAAGGACTGGAGTATCCCACACTCGACCTGACACGGAAGGGCCAGGAAGTTGTGAAAGGGACCAGTTCCCTGGTGTTGCAAGAGAGGGCAGAGGCGCCCGGAGTATCGGTGCTGCAGCCGCAAGAAGGTAGAGAGAGTCGGTCGATGGCGCCTCCGCACACCGTTGTCGTCGACCCACAGCTCTTTGAACGGCTTCGCCAGCTTCGGCGGGAGTTGGCTGAGGAGGAAGGGGTCGCGCCGTTCGTGATTTTTCACGACAAGACCCTTCGGAACATTGCCGGACACAAACCCGTGACGCTTGCTGCGCTACAAGAAATTCCTGGAATCGGCGAGGTCAAGGTGGAACGGTACGGCCGTCGAGTGCTCGGCGTCGTGAATGAAGCCTGTGACTAG
- a CDS encoding alginate export family protein, with product MKRIHGRTRWGRLAAIFGAVAVTALQCLTVPAFAGFELPPGERITNLPAIPRNMPQKEAYELYDPVIGRNFDIKNLWMRADLRVRPEMRNNACFGGAQLAAGACNSFGGANARGAASGNGNKGNDMFVQQWMRLGIGYDLSPDVNFYVEIIDSATWGGNGSAVNAGNGGDPLNHNGASAGGAGNGGRLGVRAAYMLIRNLADVQGLSVKVGRQYVVFGNHSLFGHFDWANTGYSHDGVMFAYQTKNWDSYFGWFRNSESDLGQAAPVGSGAANIAGSGGQDAQRDADMFIFYNQIKMVPGMVIEPFYVLYQNRYGSADNAAQGLGTAKHSNQTRHMIGNRIEVRKGGFDFSNEIAYQFGQMGQAGACSGEQKCLHINAWATRNWIGYTFYDTAWKTRLAFNLDYASGDSRNNTCGATPGSCSSANTFENFFPTNHIHMGYMDVQAWKNMLSPSVNLQARPSARDHIELWYTNLNLANSKDCWYRGAQGCYVFSNQNNTKTHIGDEIDVAYTRMFADGKVALQAAYGTIFGGGYLTSTLNQTQNQHWAYMSLWMNF from the coding sequence ATGAAACGCATCCATGGACGGACCAGATGGGGCCGATTGGCCGCCATCTTCGGCGCTGTGGCAGTGACGGCTCTGCAGTGTCTGACAGTCCCGGCTTTTGCCGGATTTGAACTTCCCCCGGGCGAACGTATCACTAACCTTCCTGCAATTCCTCGTAACATGCCGCAAAAGGAAGCGTACGAACTGTACGATCCGGTCATCGGCCGGAACTTTGATATCAAGAATCTCTGGATGCGCGCGGATCTGCGTGTGCGGCCTGAAATGCGCAACAATGCCTGCTTCGGCGGCGCGCAGCTTGCCGCAGGAGCTTGTAACTCCTTCGGAGGCGCCAACGCCAGAGGCGCTGCTTCCGGCAACGGTAACAAGGGCAACGACATGTTCGTGCAGCAGTGGATGCGTTTGGGTATCGGGTATGATCTCTCCCCAGACGTAAACTTCTATGTGGAAATCATCGACAGCGCCACTTGGGGCGGCAATGGCAGCGCGGTGAATGCGGGGAACGGTGGTGATCCGCTGAACCACAACGGCGCATCCGCAGGCGGAGCCGGCAACGGTGGCCGGTTGGGCGTCCGTGCGGCCTACATGTTGATCAGAAATCTAGCCGATGTGCAGGGCTTGAGTGTGAAGGTCGGTCGGCAATATGTCGTGTTCGGCAATCACTCTCTGTTCGGTCACTTCGACTGGGCCAACACCGGTTATTCGCATGATGGTGTGATGTTCGCGTATCAGACCAAGAACTGGGACAGCTACTTCGGCTGGTTCCGTAACTCGGAAAGCGACCTTGGCCAGGCTGCTCCAGTCGGGAGCGGCGCGGCCAACATCGCCGGCAGCGGCGGTCAGGATGCGCAGCGCGATGCCGACATGTTCATTTTCTACAACCAAATCAAGATGGTCCCTGGAATGGTCATTGAGCCGTTCTACGTGTTGTACCAGAATCGGTATGGTTCGGCGGACAATGCGGCACAAGGGCTTGGAACGGCCAAGCATTCGAACCAGACTCGCCACATGATCGGAAACCGGATCGAAGTGCGCAAGGGCGGGTTCGATTTCAGCAACGAAATTGCGTACCAGTTCGGCCAAATGGGTCAGGCTGGGGCCTGCTCAGGCGAACAAAAGTGTTTGCACATCAACGCGTGGGCGACCAGAAACTGGATCGGCTACACGTTCTATGACACGGCGTGGAAGACGCGATTGGCATTCAATCTCGATTACGCTTCCGGCGACAGCCGCAATAACACCTGCGGTGCGACACCCGGTTCCTGTAGTTCCGCCAATACCTTTGAAAACTTCTTCCCGACGAACCACATCCATATGGGTTATATGGACGTGCAAGCGTGGAAGAACATGCTGTCTCCGTCCGTCAACTTGCAGGCCCGTCCTTCCGCTCGTGACCATATCGAATTGTGGTACACGAACCTGAACCTCGCCAACTCCAAGGATTGCTGGTATCGAGGGGCGCAGGGCTGCTACGTCTTTTCGAATCAGAACAATACCAAGACCCACATCGGCGACGAAATTGACGTGGCGTACACCAGAATGTTCGCTGACGGCAAGGTGGCGCTCCAGGCTGCGTACGGCACGATTTTCGGTGGTGGTTATTTGACCAGCACCCTGAATCAGACGCAGAATCAGCACTGGGCGTACATGTCCCTCTGGATGAACTTCTAG